The proteins below come from a single Nitrosospira sp. Is2 genomic window:
- a CDS encoding calcium-binding protein, producing the protein MANITGTKYNDNNTFNNPWWHWRSDLDGTNGNDTINGLAGNDILNGKNGNDRLNGGSGNDRLNGDNGNDRLFGESGNDTLNGNAGNDTLRGGNGNDRLNGGTGNDSLSGEAGNDILNGDSGNDSLSGGTGHDTLNGGSGNDRLNGGPGNDILSGGSGRDTLTGGTGADTFDFNSVGESPPNGRDTIVGFNRGQGDRIDLKAIDADRGWPLGNQDFKPSQLIYEKVNGNGLLTVNVYDGDDLQIILTGHPPLNVNEDIIG; encoded by the coding sequence TTGGCTAATATTACAGGAACGAAATATAACGATAACAACACGTTTAACAACCCGTGGTGGCATTGGCGCTCTGATCTGGATGGCACCAACGGGAACGACACCATCAATGGGTTGGCGGGTAATGACATTCTCAACGGTAAAAACGGTAACGATCGGCTGAACGGCGGAAGCGGAAACGACAGGCTTAATGGGGATAACGGTAACGACCGGCTATTTGGCGAATCGGGCAACGACACGCTAAACGGGAATGCTGGAAATGATACCCTGCGCGGTGGAAACGGAAACGACCGGCTCAATGGAGGGACCGGCAATGACTCGCTGTCTGGTGAAGCGGGCAACGACATACTCAACGGAGATTCGGGGAACGATTCGCTAAGCGGCGGAACCGGTCACGACACCCTCAATGGTGGAAGCGGAAATGATCGGCTTAATGGCGGTCCCGGCAATGACATTTTGTCGGGTGGAAGCGGCCGGGACACGCTCACAGGCGGAACCGGAGCGGATACGTTCGATTTCAACTCAGTGGGCGAGAGCCCTCCCAATGGTCGCGACACGATTGTCGGCTTCAACCGGGGACAAGGCGACAGGATAGACCTGAAAGCAATCGATGCGGACAGAGGCTGGCCACTTGGCAATCAGGACTTCAAGCCAAGCCAGCTGATCTATGAGAAGGTCAATGGAAATGGCCTGTTGACAGTGAACGTATATGACGGTGATGACCTTCAAATAATTCTGACAGGGCATCCGCCGCTGAACGTTAATGAGGACATAATTGGATAA
- a CDS encoding HAD hydrolase-like protein gives MRCRNVLVFGGGFQGLGLIKALRKVAGIRILVADANEENVARYFADAFFPVPFSKEKQAFLDFILPLCARESVEAIFASTEHEVELLAPHYDDFAASGVVAYVSGSSLLKLAWDKLLFYRWLVEEGLPSLPCYISPLDDDAIFPLIGKPRRGWGARGLHVLVDREAFLKLTIDQNQEFIWQPCLHEFDEYSVDFSISVDGNLSPLAFRRRIRSKNGFAILCEPGAPAHVRETAQHVLERTVPLGARGPMNLQILRTGDRCWVSDLNSRAGTSMPLSLAIGFNPIAFLLGGGAAAPAEADVINRFPAPGSHARTLRYLEERNIPDLKLDEVRGVVFELDDTLLDQKAWMIRKLELTWHEEKIVLPARAAFLSTALQIIEEGNHACLFDALCLQLGLGDAIRVRMIETYNQTQPKDCPLYGDVQATLRQLRRLGYRIGILTDNPPASQRQKLDICGLLPLTDSGVLTAELGTKKPDPKVFEECARLLDLAPEQLVMVGNNVFRDVQGSCNAGYRHAFHIQREGALFSSHLGLARKVGNLPSACTSITSLNELFWYLTGCEAVPQR, from the coding sequence ATGAGGTGCCGTAACGTCCTTGTCTTCGGTGGAGGATTTCAGGGCCTTGGCTTGATAAAAGCCCTCCGCAAGGTGGCGGGAATACGTATTCTGGTAGCGGACGCCAATGAGGAAAACGTCGCGCGATATTTTGCAGACGCTTTCTTCCCGGTGCCTTTTTCAAAGGAGAAGCAGGCATTCCTGGATTTTATTCTCCCTCTGTGCGCACGGGAGAGTGTGGAAGCCATCTTCGCCTCCACCGAACATGAAGTGGAGTTGCTGGCCCCTCACTACGATGATTTTGCCGCAAGCGGCGTTGTGGCTTACGTCTCCGGGTCTTCACTGCTGAAACTCGCATGGGACAAGCTTCTCTTTTATCGCTGGCTGGTCGAGGAAGGCTTGCCCTCATTGCCTTGCTACATCTCACCGTTGGATGATGACGCGATTTTTCCCCTGATTGGCAAGCCGCGGCGTGGTTGGGGAGCCCGCGGCCTGCATGTCCTTGTTGACCGCGAAGCTTTTTTGAAACTTACAATCGACCAGAACCAGGAATTCATATGGCAGCCTTGTCTGCATGAATTTGATGAATACTCCGTTGATTTCTCTATCAGCGTTGACGGCAACCTTTCTCCCCTTGCATTCCGGCGACGAATTCGCTCAAAAAATGGATTCGCGATCCTCTGTGAGCCTGGCGCCCCTGCCCATGTTCGCGAAACCGCCCAGCACGTTCTGGAGCGCACCGTCCCTTTAGGAGCGCGCGGGCCTATGAACCTGCAGATATTACGGACTGGCGATCGCTGCTGGGTATCCGACCTCAATTCACGTGCCGGCACATCCATGCCCTTGAGCCTTGCTATCGGTTTTAACCCTATTGCCTTTTTACTGGGGGGTGGGGCCGCGGCCCCGGCCGAGGCCGATGTGATCAACCGCTTTCCCGCTCCAGGTTCGCATGCAAGGACGCTGCGCTATCTGGAGGAACGCAACATCCCGGATTTAAAGCTGGACGAGGTGCGGGGAGTCGTGTTTGAGCTGGACGATACACTGCTTGATCAGAAAGCCTGGATGATCCGCAAACTGGAGCTGACCTGGCATGAGGAAAAAATTGTCCTGCCCGCGCGCGCAGCATTTCTTTCCACGGCTCTGCAGATCATCGAGGAAGGCAATCACGCATGCCTCTTCGATGCGCTGTGCTTGCAATTGGGATTGGGTGATGCCATCCGCGTCCGCATGATCGAAACCTACAATCAAACGCAGCCGAAAGATTGTCCGCTCTACGGTGACGTACAGGCGACCTTGCGTCAACTTCGCCGTTTAGGCTACCGCATTGGAATTTTGACTGACAATCCACCCGCGTCACAACGGCAGAAGCTGGATATTTGCGGCCTGCTGCCGCTGACGGATTCCGGCGTGTTGACTGCGGAGCTGGGAACAAAGAAACCCGATCCCAAGGTTTTTGAGGAATGCGCCCGCTTGCTCGATTTGGCGCCTGAGCAGCTTGTCATGGTGGGCAATAACGTATTCAGGGACGTGCAAGGTTCCTGCAATGCAGGCTATCGGCATGCCTTTCATATACAAAGAGAGGGTGCGCTTTTTAGCTCCCATCTCGGGT
- a CDS encoding fused MFS/spermidine synthase produces MTQQTETIDPVSAHVVVGVTLALTILVSAYLLFQVQPLISKFILPWFGGSPAVWTTAMLFFQCLLFCGYSYAHLVSRFLSIRQQTLVHIALVMIAAYLATFIIPGEYFKPTGTESPIWQILLLLGACVGIPYFCLATTGPLIQYWFSHAYPGRSPYRLYSLSNFGSFLGLLSFPYLFEPLFELPQLGNYWTIGFWIFASFCIAAAFQMFQRHSSFSSADHDAFSSEERIQSEFPSQWQRVGWVALPALASLAFIATTDRVSHDIAPEPRLWITTLSLYLLTFIICFDHERWYRRRLTAIVCILTILILTGGQDITERLGFEWDPGVTQVRWSHFLAMFLICFMCHGELVRLRPKSREHLTEFYLWMSFGGACGGLFVALVATNLFDEFYEWTLCLLSAIALGTYILASRPTSTLQVIQNKKADQVRRFLFGAGALLAAGVVCFWLDPFQWRQRSSPEFEEAYLHRSRNFYGTVAVKERVHRTDPSQSYRVFYSGQVNHGVQFTHLDKRALPVSYHSRESGAGETLEYAKSKYSEIRVAIVGLGIGTLATYARESDHYDFYEINPEVIQIANQWFDNVPRCKARTQETILGDARLKLEQAPEDVQYNVIVLDAFSGGSAPIHLLTSEAFAIYRRHLKPDGFIVINITNGYLNLYPAVKRQAEHLGMRFRNKFQSGEPGRLIRNNHYFIITEDPEYLSLFPSVNRRYFDDNGNLIREVDPNISNVPLWTDHFSSINPIEIRN; encoded by the coding sequence ATGACACAGCAAACGGAAACGATTGACCCTGTATCTGCCCATGTGGTCGTCGGCGTGACACTTGCGCTAACCATTCTCGTCAGTGCCTACCTGTTGTTCCAGGTCCAGCCACTGATCAGTAAATTCATCTTGCCCTGGTTTGGAGGAAGTCCGGCGGTCTGGACGACTGCGATGCTGTTTTTTCAGTGCCTTCTCTTTTGTGGCTACTCATATGCTCATCTGGTTTCGCGATTTTTATCGATCAGGCAACAGACCCTTGTACACATAGCGTTAGTAATGATTGCCGCTTATTTGGCCACTTTCATTATCCCTGGCGAATACTTTAAACCCACCGGCACCGAGAGCCCGATATGGCAAATCTTGTTACTGCTTGGCGCTTGTGTGGGCATTCCATACTTCTGTCTCGCGACCACCGGACCCCTTATTCAATACTGGTTCAGCCATGCTTACCCCGGCCGGTCACCTTACCGGCTGTATTCACTGTCGAACTTCGGATCATTCCTGGGGTTGCTCTCGTTTCCTTATCTTTTTGAACCCCTTTTTGAGTTACCGCAGCTTGGCAATTATTGGACAATCGGTTTCTGGATATTCGCGTCGTTCTGTATCGCAGCTGCGTTTCAAATGTTCCAACGGCATTCATCGTTTTCTTCCGCTGATCACGACGCTTTCTCTTCGGAAGAACGCATCCAGTCTGAATTTCCCAGCCAGTGGCAACGGGTTGGTTGGGTCGCTCTGCCCGCGCTTGCTTCTCTAGCCTTTATCGCGACAACGGATCGCGTGAGTCATGATATTGCTCCCGAACCGCGACTGTGGATCACTACGCTCAGCTTGTATCTGCTGACATTCATTATCTGTTTCGATCACGAGCGGTGGTATCGACGCCGTCTTACCGCCATCGTGTGTATATTGACCATCCTGATCCTGACTGGCGGTCAGGATATAACTGAGCGATTGGGATTCGAATGGGACCCTGGCGTAACCCAGGTGCGCTGGAGCCATTTTCTTGCGATGTTCCTGATCTGCTTCATGTGTCACGGCGAACTGGTAAGGCTGCGCCCAAAGTCCCGCGAGCACCTGACGGAGTTCTATCTGTGGATGTCTTTTGGAGGCGCTTGCGGCGGGTTATTTGTCGCGCTTGTCGCCACCAACCTGTTTGACGAATTTTATGAATGGACATTATGCCTGTTGTCGGCTATCGCCTTGGGCACCTACATATTGGCTTCGAGGCCAACATCCACGCTACAGGTAATTCAAAACAAAAAGGCAGATCAGGTTAGACGGTTTTTATTTGGTGCGGGCGCTTTACTGGCCGCTGGCGTCGTATGTTTTTGGCTGGATCCTTTCCAGTGGCGGCAACGTTCCTCACCTGAGTTTGAAGAAGCTTATCTTCATCGCAGCCGTAATTTCTATGGAACTGTTGCGGTCAAGGAACGGGTACACCGGACAGATCCATCCCAAAGCTACCGGGTGTTCTACAGCGGACAGGTCAACCATGGGGTTCAATTCACTCATCTCGACAAACGCGCGCTACCGGTTTCGTATCACTCCAGGGAGAGCGGTGCCGGCGAGACCCTGGAGTACGCTAAATCAAAGTATTCGGAAATACGAGTAGCTATCGTCGGCTTGGGTATTGGGACTTTGGCCACGTACGCCCGAGAGTCGGATCATTATGATTTTTATGAAATCAACCCCGAGGTGATCCAGATTGCCAACCAGTGGTTTGATAATGTCCCCCGGTGCAAGGCAAGGACGCAGGAAACAATACTCGGCGATGCGCGCCTGAAGCTGGAGCAGGCGCCAGAAGATGTGCAGTATAACGTTATCGTGCTTGACGCTTTTTCGGGTGGTTCGGCCCCTATTCATCTGCTCACCAGCGAAGCATTTGCAATTTACCGTAGGCATCTGAAGCCAGACGGATTCATCGTGATCAATATTACCAATGGATATTTGAATCTGTATCCGGCTGTCAAACGCCAAGCTGAGCACTTAGGCATGCGCTTCCGCAATAAATTCCAGTCTGGGGAGCCTGGCCGTTTGATTCGCAACAACCACTACTTCATTATTACGGAAGATCCCGAGTACTTATCTTTATTCCCCTCAGTAAATCGGCGTTACTTTGACGACAATGGCAATCTCATTCGCGAGGTGGATCCAAATATTTCCAATGTTCCATTATGGACAGATCATTTCAGCAGTATCAATCCGATTGAAATCCGTAATTAA